A window from Temnothorax longispinosus isolate EJ_2023e chromosome 1, Tlon_JGU_v1, whole genome shotgun sequence encodes these proteins:
- the LOC139814837 gene encoding uncharacterized protein isoform X2, protein MQLIKKKANWPFRCHTHLRACEEMICIDSLHISLNRFLLLTVGLWPYQRSKLVQLQFTLLFSVLATFILGQFATFLTSQCTPDLLINVLASALFYISFAIKYSSFSINVEVIKCLLEQLQDTCNELTDENEINIIKQYAIYAKRYTIAFTSFFIGLIAMLATGTMFIVYLQHACGMFQITCYRIARTMTLETLRKNSLQNEYLIYKGLICAVDMHRKAMKFSNSTISRFKIIFAFLIITGVMCGSLNIFLIFQMTSFECDIEELSLRLIFMMYLLTYMFVANYIGQEIMDHNDNVFVTVYNVQWYAAPLLIQKMILFLLQRGTKTFTMNIAGLFVGSLEGAATLLSTALSFFTVLHSVRN, encoded by the exons ATGcaactgataaaaaaaaaagcgaactGGCCTTTCCGGTGTCACACACATCTGCGTGCTTGTGAAGAAATGATCTGTATCGACTCTTTACATATTAGCCTCAATCGGTTTCTATTACTCACAGTTGGTCTGTGGCCTTATCAAAGGTCTAAACTTGTTCAACTTCAGTTCACATTGCTTTTTAGTGTTTTGGCGACCTTTATCCTAGGTCAg tttGCAACATTTCTGACATCACAATGTACTCCAGATCTCCTCATCAATGTTCTTGCATCtgcattattttacattagctttgcaattaaatatagttCATTTAGTATTAACGTTGAAGTC ATAAAGTGTTTGCTGGAGCAACTGCAGGATACTTGTAACGAGTTAACTGACGAAAATGAAATCAATATCATAAAACAGTATGCTATCTATGCCAAACGTTACACGATTGCGTTTACAT CCTTTTTTATTGGGTTAATTGCAATGCTAGCGACAGGAACAATGTTCATAGTTTACTTACAACATGCATGTGGAATGTTTCAAATTACCTG TTATCGTATCGCACGTACAATGACACTCGAAACTCTACGAAAAAACAGCTTGCAAAACGAATATTTGATATACAAGGGATTAATTTGTGCTGTGGATATGCATCGCAAAGCTATGAA attttctAACTCGACAATAtctagatttaaaataatattcgccTTTTTGATAATAACCGGTGTAATGTGCGGAagtcttaatatttttctg atttttcagATGACATCCTTTGAATGTGATATTGAAGAACTTTcattacgattaatatttatgatgtATCTCTTGACTTACATGTTTGTGGCCAACTATATTGGGCAAGAAATTATGGATCATAATGATAACGTTTTTGTCACCgt GTACAACGTTCAGTGGTACGCAGCTCCGTTgctaatacaaaaaatgatacTGTTCCTCTTGCAAAGAGGTACCAAGACGTTCACTATGAATATTGCTGGATTGTTTGTGGGATCATTAGAAGGTGCGGCTACG TTGTTGAGTACTGCATTATCGTTTTTTACCGTTCTTCATTCTGTGCGGAATTGA
- the LOC139814837 gene encoding uncharacterized protein isoform X1, protein MQLIKKKANWPFRCHTHLRACEEMICIDSLHISLNRFLLLTVGLWPYQRSKLVQLQFTLLFSVLATFILGQFATFLTSQCTPDLLINVLASALFYISFAIKYSSFSINVEVIKCLLEQLQDTCNELTDENEINIIKQYAIYAKRYTIAFTLLVIFIAIILILYPIWSRVFYTLLSINETHARISPLLVTDYFVDKRYFYLIFFHTNAAFFIGLIAMLATGTMFIVYLQHACGMFQITCYRIARTMTLETLRKNSLQNEYLIYKGLICAVDMHRKAMKFSNSTISRFKIIFAFLIITGVMCGSLNIFLIFQMTSFECDIEELSLRLIFMMYLLTYMFVANYIGQEIMDHNDNVFVTVYNVQWYAAPLLIQKMILFLLQRGTKTFTMNIAGLFVGSLEGAATLLSTALSFFTVLHSVRN, encoded by the exons ATGcaactgataaaaaaaaaagcgaactGGCCTTTCCGGTGTCACACACATCTGCGTGCTTGTGAAGAAATGATCTGTATCGACTCTTTACATATTAGCCTCAATCGGTTTCTATTACTCACAGTTGGTCTGTGGCCTTATCAAAGGTCTAAACTTGTTCAACTTCAGTTCACATTGCTTTTTAGTGTTTTGGCGACCTTTATCCTAGGTCAg tttGCAACATTTCTGACATCACAATGTACTCCAGATCTCCTCATCAATGTTCTTGCATCtgcattattttacattagctttgcaattaaatatagttCATTTAGTATTAACGTTGAAGTC ATAAAGTGTTTGCTGGAGCAACTGCAGGATACTTGTAACGAGTTAACTGACGAAAATGAAATCAATATCATAAAACAGTATGCTATCTATGCCAAACGTTACACGATTGCGTTTACAT tacttgttatatttatcgcaattattttaattttatacccAATTTGGTCGCGCGTTTTTTACACCTTACTGTCTATAAATGAAACTCACGCACGTATTTCGCCGCTGCTTGTGACAGACTACTTTGTcgataaaagatatttctacTTGATATTTTTCCATACAAATGCAGCCTTTTTTATTGGGTTAATTGCAATGCTAGCGACAGGAACAATGTTCATAGTTTACTTACAACATGCATGTGGAATGTTTCAAATTACCTG TTATCGTATCGCACGTACAATGACACTCGAAACTCTACGAAAAAACAGCTTGCAAAACGAATATTTGATATACAAGGGATTAATTTGTGCTGTGGATATGCATCGCAAAGCTATGAA attttctAACTCGACAATAtctagatttaaaataatattcgccTTTTTGATAATAACCGGTGTAATGTGCGGAagtcttaatatttttctg atttttcagATGACATCCTTTGAATGTGATATTGAAGAACTTTcattacgattaatatttatgatgtATCTCTTGACTTACATGTTTGTGGCCAACTATATTGGGCAAGAAATTATGGATCATAATGATAACGTTTTTGTCACCgt GTACAACGTTCAGTGGTACGCAGCTCCGTTgctaatacaaaaaatgatacTGTTCCTCTTGCAAAGAGGTACCAAGACGTTCACTATGAATATTGCTGGATTGTTTGTGGGATCATTAGAAGGTGCGGCTACG TTGTTGAGTACTGCATTATCGTTTTTTACCGTTCTTCATTCTGTGCGGAATTGA